From the genome of Ferrimicrobium sp.:
CCGAGGATCAAAGAGAGCGAACGCAGCCATCGTCGAGGGGGTAGGAGAACTGACCGAGATCATCGGTCTCGTCGCTGCCTGTGAGTGTCTTGGGATCGCGCGTTCAAGCTATTACTACCTGGTCGATCCCCCGGTCAGGGAGCCAAAGCCGAGAAAGCCGAGTCCCAGAAGATTAAGCGATGCCGAGCGAGAACACATCCTCGCGGTCTGTCATTCGGAGCGCTTCTGTGATGTATCGGTTCGTGAGATCTATGCCACCCTCCTCGATGAGGGGATCTATCTGGCCTCGGTGGCGAGCATCTACCGGATCCTGGCAGAGGCTGGTGAAACACGAGAGAGGAGACGCCAAGCAACCCATCCCGCCAGGGTCAAGCCAGAGCTCTTAGCCACGGGACCAGGGCAAGTATGGTCGTGGGACATAAGCAAGCTCAAAGGTCCTACCAAGGGGATCTACTACCAGCTCTACGTGATCTTAGACATCTACTCGAGATCGATCGTAGGCTGGAGAATCGAGGATCATGAGAGTAGCGAGCTAGCCAAAGAGCTCATGGGTGAGGCGATCACAAAGGAGGGAGTCGATCCGAACCGCTTGACGATCCATGCCGATAACGGAGCCTCGATGGCCTCTCATAGTGTGGCAGAGTTCCTCGCCAACCTTGGGGTACAAAAGAGTCACTCTCGTCCCCATACCTCTAACGATAACCCCTTCTCCGAGGCCCAGTTCAAGACCCTTAAGTACCGGGGAGACTTCCCGGAACGCTTTGGGAGCCTCGAGGAGGCGAGGAGCTTCTTCCAACGATTCTTCACCTGGTACCAGTACGAACATCACCACGTGGGCCTTGGACTCATGACGCCCGCTGATGTTCACGAAGGCTACGCGGAGGTGATCACCGAACGAAGGGCCGAGGTGTTACGCAACGCCTCTGAAACCCACCCCGAGCGCTTTGTGAGAAAGATCCCAACCCCGCCCACCCTCAACAACAAGGTCTGGATCAACCGACCAAGTGAAGAGGAGATGAAAGAGGGTCCTTAGGCGGACGGGAGTTAACGTTTTGACTACTAAACTCATGAGTAGCTCGTACATTTTTTGTAGAGACATTCCGACGTGGTCCGGCACCACGTCGTCGTCGCGGTCAACAGTTACTGTGCCAAGCCTTTGATTAGAGACGCGGATCCACCTCTTCGCTCTCTAACGCGAGAACTCCGAATGCACACTCATGGATTCGATAGAGGGGTTCACCGGCGACAAAACGCTCTAGACCTTCAATGCCGAGTGAAAACTCGTGCAAAGCGAGCGATCGCTTCCTTCCAAGGGACCGGGTACGCAAACGAGCAAGGTGTTGGGGCTCGGTGTATTCTGGTCCATAGACCAGCCGGAGATACTCAGGTCCCCTCACCTTCAGTGCAGGTTGCGTAAGGCCCCTTTTGCCAAAGTGCACCACCTGGGCAGGTTTTACCACCATCCCTTCGCCTCCGTCGCTGGTCAGTTCCTCCCACCACGCATAGCCTCGCTCTTGAGACCCACTGTCTCCCAAGCTCACAAAAGTCGCCTGGGTAGACCGAAACGTCATTGGGTCAGTCTCAGCGAGTCGCGTGATGAGATTCAGATGCCATGCGTGGTCCTTCAAGGCGTGTACGGAACCTTCTCCTGCCAAAATCTGGAAAGGTGCGAGTTGTAGATCATCAAGAGACCTCACCGGCCAGCTGTAATGCTGGTAGACCTTCGCGAAATTCTCAACATGGCCGATGCGTCGATTGAGCTGCTCAATAGCATGCGCCACATCCATGCCCCGCGCGGCCACAGCCTCGAGCACCTCCTTCTCCCTGCCAAGAGATCGAGCCGCCGCAGCGCCAACTACCGCATACTGGCGCCTCATGAGGTCCTCGGTCTTGAAGGACCAAGGCAGAATCTCGCAGTCGAGAATCAGCCACTCGGTCGCCAACTGATCCCACAGTCCCGCAGCCTCAATTCCCGCACGCACCCTGGCGAGGAACCTGTCGCCGAGTTCTTGTTTCCCAAAGAACGGGCGCCCCGTTCTAGTGTAAACCATACCGATGCTGGAGGTCTCAAAACCAAACCGACGACTTCCTGCATCCGCATCACGGAAGACCACAACCACGGCACGGGATCCCATATGCTTTTCTTCACAGACAACCTCAGCCACCCCTGCTTTTGCGTAGTAGGCAAAAGCCTCCTCGGGAGATTCAAGCAGATCGCTTTGCGCTGACGTCGCTGTCGGTGACATCGTTGCGGGCAGATAGACGAGCCACCGTGGATCCGCGGCAAACCTGCTCATCACCTCGAGGGCAGCCAAGGAATTCTCTTCCCTGATGGTCACGGTATGCCGCAAGCGCGTTTCAATAATATGTTTGCCCAACACATCACCGACGTCAAGAACTCCTGGTTCGCGGCCGAGACCTCCTTGTGGATCAACGACTAGTGGTTTGACCGGCTCGTAATATACCTCGCGCGCAGGCACGGACACGATCTCGCGTTCGGGATACCGCAGTGCCGTCAGCCGACCACCAAATACACAGCCCGTGTCAATGCAGAGCGTTCGGTTAACCCAAACTGGCTCCTTAACAGGAGTGTGCCCATAGATCACGCTGGCACTTCCGCGGTAGTCCTCGGCCCAGGGGTAGCGCACTGGCAAGCCATACTCATCCGACTCGCCTGATGTATCACCATAAAGTGCGAACGCTCTTACCGCTGCCGATGTTCTTCCGTGCATACTGGCAGGCAATCCCGCATGCGCCACAACCAAGGCGCCACCATCAAAGACATAGTGACTAATCAAACGATCAAGAAACTCGGCGACCTCTTCAGAGAAGGACGATGACTCCGCCCGCAACTGTTCTAAGCTCTCCCCGAGCCCATGGCGCACCTCGACCTTCTTACCCTGCAGAGCCCGCAACAATTTCACCTCATGGTTGCCGGATACGCATAATGCGCTGCCATGGCGCACCATCTGCATTGCGAGGCGAAGAACCTCAGGAGTTCCAGGTCCGCGATCTACCAGGTCTCCAAGGAAGACGACCCTCCGCCCCTCTGGATGGGAGTAGGCATCTTCGCCAGCAGCCCGGCAATACCCAAGTACCTCAAGAAGTTCTACGAGCTCATCAATACATCCGTGGACATCTCCGATGATATCAAAGGGGCCATGGTCGTTCCGACGGTCATTCCACACAGGCTCGCGCTCGACAATCACCTGCGCCACCTCTCGCTCGCCCGTGAGATGATAGACCCGGTGAAAACCCTCTCGTCTCAACCTTCTGAGGGATCTTTGCAACTGCGAGCTCTGATTGCGTAGGACGTGTGGTCCGAACTGCCGATCCATACGGGCGCCATTACGCGCTACGCAGAGATCAATGGGCATATCTAATACGATCGCTACGGCCAAAACGTGATGCCGCCTCGCCAAGTCGATCAACGACTTTCGCGCCTCGACTTGAACGTTGGTAGCATCAACCACTGTCAGCTTTCCAAGCTCCAACCGTTGTTCCACGATGTAGTCGAGGACATCAAAGGCGGCCTTGGTTGCAGACTGATCGTTTTCGTCATCAGAGACAAGAGCACGGCAGAAATCAGAGGAAACCACCTCGGTGCGCAAGAAGTGTTGCGCAGCAAATGTCGACTTCCCTGACCCAGAGACACCCACCAGAACGACCAAACACAGATCAGGCAACCTCAGCGTGCTCATCGGGAGAAGACCGCCATCTGGCTAGGAGCGCCATGTTCTTCATCCTCATCACCAATCCCACTGATGACAACGGAGTAGCCATATTTGTCGGCGACAGCACGACACCATCGATCAAACTCCTGTCTGTTCCACTCAAATCGATGATCAGGATGCCGAAATTCACCCTCACCGAGCAGTGGAAACAGCGAGTTATAGTCCGAATTTGGCGTCGTAACAACGACGGTTGTCGGACGGGCGAAACCAAAAACATTGCTCTCGAACGCACCCAGCTTCGTCGGATCGAGATGCTCGATCACCTCCACTGCCACCGCCGCATCAAAACCGACGAGTCGACTGTCGCAATAGGTGACCGATCCATGTAGTAGCTCCACACGGCCTCGCTCTCGCGGAGTCATGGTTTCGAGGTGAAGATGCGCCGAGGCCTTCTTCAAGGCCCTGTGCGCCACATCCATGCCCACCACACGCTCGATCCCCTGCTCGCTTAACAGCTCTCCGATCAACCTTCCCTCGCCACAACCGAGATCGACAATTCTTCGTGCACCGTGAGAACGCAGAGCCTCCCTCACCGCCTCTCGCCGACTCGCGCCCAAACCTTGCGTGCTTGCCAGAGGCTCATGACCCTTGTCTACCTCTGTCGAGAGCGGAAACCCAGACTCCTCATCAAAAAGCCGAGAAAGAGCCTGTTCGACGAGGTCATGGTGGTAGCGCAGATAGCGGCGCGCAATGAGGTCGCGCTCTGGATGTGTTGGTAGCCACTCTTGCCCTTGGCGCAGGAGCTTGTCAACCTCCTCTTGTCCCACCCAATAATGCTTCTCATCATCGAGAACAGGAAGAAGTACATAGAGATGCGAGAGAAGATGCTGCAACACGGCCTCTCCTCTCAAGGTCAGGGCAAAGAGCGAACTCTCGCCCCATCCCGGAAACCGCTCATCCAGGGCTACCGGATGAATCTCCACCTCGTACCCAAGTG
Proteins encoded in this window:
- a CDS encoding IS3 family transposase; protein product: MVEGVGELTEIIGLVAACECLGIARSSYYYLVDPPVREPKPRKPSPRRLSDAEREHILAVCHSERFCDVSVREIYATLLDEGIYLASVASIYRILAEAGETRERRRQATHPARVKPELLATGPGQVWSWDISKLKGPTKGIYYQLYVILDIYSRSIVGWRIEDHESSELAKELMGEAITKEGVDPNRLTIHADNGASMASHSVAEFLANLGVQKSHSRPHTSNDNPFSEAQFKTLKYRGDFPERFGSLEEARSFFQRFFTWYQYEHHHVGLGLMTPADVHEGYAEVITERRAEVLRNASETHPERFVRKIPTPPTLNNKVWINRPSEEEMKEGP
- a CDS encoding polynucleotide kinase-phosphatase, with amino-acid sequence MSTLRLPDLCLVVLVGVSGSGKSTFAAQHFLRTEVVSSDFCRALVSDDENDQSATKAAFDVLDYIVEQRLELGKLTVVDATNVQVEARKSLIDLARRHHVLAVAIVLDMPIDLCVARNGARMDRQFGPHVLRNQSSQLQRSLRRLRREGFHRVYHLTGEREVAQVIVEREPVWNDRRNDHGPFDIIGDVHGCIDELVELLEVLGYCRAAGEDAYSHPEGRRVVFLGDLVDRGPGTPEVLRLAMQMVRHGSALCVSGNHEVKLLRALQGKKVEVRHGLGESLEQLRAESSSFSEEVAEFLDRLISHYVFDGGALVVAHAGLPASMHGRTSAAVRAFALYGDTSGESDEYGLPVRYPWAEDYRGSASVIYGHTPVKEPVWVNRTLCIDTGCVFGGRLTALRYPEREIVSVPAREVYYEPVKPLVVDPQGGLGREPGVLDVGDVLGKHIIETRLRHTVTIREENSLAALEVMSRFAADPRWLVYLPATMSPTATSAQSDLLESPEEAFAYYAKAGVAEVVCEEKHMGSRAVVVVFRDADAGSRRFGFETSSIGMVYTRTGRPFFGKQELGDRFLARVRAGIEAAGLWDQLATEWLILDCEILPWSFKTEDLMRRQYAVVGAAAARSLGREKEVLEAVAARGMDVAHAIEQLNRRIGHVENFAKVYQHYSWPVRSLDDLQLAPFQILAGEGSVHALKDHAWHLNLITRLAETDPMTFRSTQATFVSLGDSGSQERGYAWWEELTSDGGEGMVVKPAQVVHFGKRGLTQPALKVRGPEYLRLVYGPEYTEPQHLARLRTRSLGRKRSLALHEFSLGIEGLERFVAGEPLYRIHECAFGVLALESEEVDPRL
- a CDS encoding 3' terminal RNA ribose 2'-O-methyltransferase Hen1, which gives rise to MLLTITTTTSPATDLGFLLHKNPDSHYTVSLSFGTVHVVYPEAKHDRCTAALLVDIDPIALVRARQGSSGADLALSQYINDRPYSTSSLLSVALITAFSTAMGGRCKERPELVNRPLSLEVKMPVVSCPQGEQLVRKLFEPLGYEVEIHPVALDERFPGWGESSLFALTLRGEAVLQHLLSHLYVLLPVLDDEKHYWVGQEEVDKLLRQGQEWLPTHPERDLIARRYLRYHHDLVEQALSRLFDEESGFPLSTEVDKGHEPLASTQGLGASRREAVREALRSHGARRIVDLGCGEGRLIGELLSEQGIERVVGMDVAHRALKKASAHLHLETMTPRERGRVELLHGSVTYCDSRLVGFDAAVAVEVIEHLDPTKLGAFESNVFGFARPTTVVVTTPNSDYNSLFPLLGEGEFRHPDHRFEWNRQEFDRWCRAVADKYGYSVVISGIGDEDEEHGAPSQMAVFSR